Proteins from one Phyllobacterium zundukense genomic window:
- a CDS encoding ABC transporter permease, whose protein sequence is MTESFINARPATVSRPPAPPKKWTRSRIVGHLLVGLWIALLVGLLVYLYSAWNPELIQKYGPTYLAGLKTTIGLVGSSILLGALISVPVALGRMSKNRIASSIAYAYVYFFRGTPLIAQVFLFYYGLGSFKPQLEAVGLWTFFREAWYCALLAFALNTAAYQAEILRGAVRSVSLGQWEGAASLGISKFVTFWKVILPQALIVALRPYGNEIILMIKGSAIVALITVYDLMGYTRLAYSRTFDFQAYLWAAIIYLILVEIIRHIWDWLERRITRHLIR, encoded by the coding sequence ATGACGGAAAGCTTCATCAACGCGCGGCCAGCGACAGTCTCGCGTCCTCCGGCGCCGCCCAAAAAATGGACCCGGAGCCGGATCGTCGGCCATCTGCTTGTGGGTCTTTGGATCGCTCTTCTGGTTGGGCTGCTCGTCTATCTCTATAGTGCCTGGAACCCCGAGCTCATTCAGAAATACGGACCCACGTATCTAGCGGGACTCAAGACCACGATCGGGCTTGTCGGGTCGTCAATCTTGCTGGGCGCGTTGATTTCGGTACCGGTGGCCCTTGGCCGAATGAGCAAGAACCGCATCGCTTCATCAATCGCCTACGCCTACGTCTATTTCTTCCGGGGAACACCGCTCATCGCGCAAGTCTTTCTGTTTTATTACGGCCTCGGATCATTCAAGCCCCAACTAGAAGCAGTTGGTCTCTGGACGTTTTTCCGCGAGGCTTGGTACTGCGCTCTGCTGGCGTTTGCACTCAACACAGCCGCTTACCAGGCTGAAATATTGCGCGGCGCGGTTCGCAGCGTTTCGCTCGGCCAATGGGAAGGAGCGGCGTCGCTCGGCATTTCGAAATTCGTTACCTTCTGGAAGGTGATCCTGCCGCAAGCTCTGATCGTGGCATTGCGGCCTTATGGCAACGAGATCATCCTGATGATCAAGGGTTCAGCAATCGTTGCTCTGATCACGGTTTACGATCTGATGGGCTATACGCGACTCGCCTATTCCAGAACGTTCGATTTCCAGGCCTATCTTTGGGCTGCAATCATTTATCTGATTTTGGTGGAAATCATTCGGCATATCTGGGATTGGTTGGAGCGTCGCATCACACGTCATCTCATACGCTAA
- a CDS encoding ABC transporter permease yields the protein MEGSIALLGFGEGGWGPSIASGVLVTVSLALATLPVGLAIGFFVALGKQSPERSVKLAANMYTTIFRGLPELLTLFVVYFGAQIGIQKLGQLLGYQGTIEINSFIAGMFALGAVFSSYASEVFLSAFRAIPKGQYEGGYAIGLSSGQTMRKVILPQLIRIALPGLANLWMILLKDTALVSAIGLADILRQTGVAARVTKHAFLFFGAACMIYLVLAILSSFVIDAIERSSAKSGAKR from the coding sequence ATGGAAGGCTCAATAGCGTTACTGGGTTTTGGCGAGGGCGGTTGGGGCCCGAGCATTGCAAGCGGCGTTCTGGTAACAGTCAGTCTCGCACTGGCCACGTTACCGGTCGGATTGGCGATCGGCTTCTTCGTCGCACTTGGCAAGCAATCACCGGAACGTTCTGTCAAACTTGCCGCAAACATGTACACGACTATTTTTCGGGGCTTGCCTGAGCTCCTCACCTTGTTCGTGGTCTATTTCGGCGCGCAGATCGGCATTCAGAAGCTGGGGCAGCTGCTTGGTTACCAAGGCACGATTGAAATCAATTCATTCATTGCCGGCATGTTCGCGCTAGGCGCCGTGTTTTCATCCTATGCCAGCGAAGTGTTCCTTTCCGCATTCCGTGCGATACCGAAGGGCCAATACGAGGGCGGCTATGCCATTGGACTTTCCAGCGGTCAGACGATGCGCAAGGTCATTCTGCCGCAATTGATCCGCATCGCGCTCCCTGGGCTGGCTAATCTGTGGATGATCCTGCTGAAGGACACAGCCCTGGTTTCGGCCATTGGGCTTGCGGATATATTGCGCCAGACTGGCGTTGCGGCTCGTGTTACGAAGCACGCCTTCCTGTTCTTTGGTGCAGCCTGCATGATTTATCTCGTGCTCGCCATTCTTTCGTCCTTTGTTATCGACGCGATCGAACGCTCATCGGCCAAGAGCGGGGCAAAGCGATGA
- a CDS encoding NAD(P)-dependent oxidoreductase, giving the protein MATVAFIGLGVMGYPMAGHLKSRGGHDVTVFNRSSEKAKKWAQQFGGAYAPTPEEAAKDKDFVFSCVGNDDDLRAVTIGENGAFQSMKKAAIFIDNTTASAEVARELDTKAREHGFHFLDAPVSGGQAGAENGALTVMVGGEQGAFDQAKPIIESFAKMVGLMGSAGAGQLTKMINQICIAGLVQGLAEGIHFGKQAGLDIEKVIEVISKGAAGSWQMENRHKTMNAGKYDFGFAVDWMRKDLGICLAEANRNNAKLPVTALVDQFYKDVQVMGGNRWDTSSLLARLEKK; this is encoded by the coding sequence ATGGCAACAGTCGCTTTTATTGGTCTTGGCGTCATGGGATATCCGATGGCGGGTCATTTGAAATCGCGCGGCGGCCACGACGTTACGGTCTTCAATCGCAGCAGCGAGAAGGCAAAGAAATGGGCCCAGCAATTTGGTGGCGCCTACGCTCCAACGCCGGAGGAAGCGGCAAAGGACAAAGATTTCGTCTTTTCATGTGTTGGCAATGATGATGATTTGCGCGCGGTGACGATCGGTGAAAACGGCGCATTCCAGTCAATGAAGAAAGCCGCCATTTTCATCGACAACACCACAGCATCTGCTGAAGTTGCCCGGGAACTCGACACGAAAGCCCGCGAGCATGGCTTCCACTTTCTTGATGCTCCCGTATCTGGTGGTCAGGCGGGCGCCGAAAATGGTGCGCTCACCGTTATGGTCGGCGGCGAACAAGGCGCATTCGACCAGGCAAAGCCGATCATCGAATCCTTCGCCAAGATGGTTGGTCTGATGGGATCGGCCGGTGCCGGACAATTGACCAAAATGATCAATCAGATTTGTATTGCAGGATTGGTCCAGGGTCTTGCGGAAGGCATTCACTTTGGCAAACAAGCGGGTCTCGATATCGAGAAAGTCATCGAGGTGATTTCCAAGGGCGCCGCTGGTTCCTGGCAAATGGAAAACCGCCACAAGACGATGAATGCCGGGAAATATGATTTCGGCTTTGCGGTAGACTGGATGCGCAAGGACCTTGGTATCTGCCTCGCGGAAGCCAACCGCAACAATGCCAAGCTGCCGGTAACTGCGTTAGTGGATCAATTCTACAAGGATGTCCAGGTCATGGGCGGCAATCGCTGGGATACGTCTTCCCTGCTGGCGCGACTGGAGAAAAAATAA
- a CDS encoding thermonuclease family protein: MVIFFVLVALLAAKLSQPKAPTQLLAGTAYVIDGDTLSISGNHIRLQGIDAPELDQSCGANACGKSARQTLVQLIQGRPVRCDGYGHDKYNRSLAICFIGPINLNRAMVEAGQAIAYGDYRDVELQARRDKKGLWSGKFETPQDWRREHEQVPEVPGQQPTAAPDLIDQFVGWIRGLVGGL, translated from the coding sequence ATGGTGATCTTCTTTGTGCTGGTCGCCCTGCTGGCGGCTAAGCTCAGTCAACCCAAAGCTCCGACACAATTGCTGGCGGGAACAGCCTATGTCATTGACGGCGACACGCTTTCCATTTCAGGCAACCATATTCGTCTCCAGGGTATCGATGCTCCAGAACTCGATCAGAGTTGCGGTGCCAATGCTTGTGGAAAAAGTGCCAGGCAGACGTTAGTTCAGCTGATCCAGGGCAGACCAGTTCGCTGCGACGGGTATGGTCACGACAAATACAATCGCAGCCTGGCCATCTGCTTTATTGGCCCGATAAATCTCAATCGTGCCATGGTAGAGGCTGGACAGGCGATCGCTTATGGCGATTATCGTGATGTAGAGCTCCAGGCTCGAAGAGACAAAAAAGGTCTGTGGTCCGGAAAATTCGAGACACCGCAAGATTGGCGCAGGGAGCATGAGCAGGTGCCGGAAGTGCCGGGACAGCAACCGACCGCTGCGCCGGACCTGATTGACCAATTCGTAGGATGGATCCGTGGTTTAGTGGGAGGACTCTGA
- a CDS encoding penicillin acylase family protein — MRQIIKGLLWIVFSLIPIALLSAVLGYVWLARSVAPASGEMVLTGLSAPVTVTRDKNAVPHISGNSVEDVLAALGFVHAQERLWQMEVNRMAGQGRLSELFGDKTVFTDRFIRSIGLYESAQSSAASLDEADRKKIDAYVLGINTFIAGTGPTFGSKYSPEFVVLGHTPEKWTPADVIVTLKLMSVTLAANIDDEVLRLKFARLGMSDAEMIDLLPPVSDDLPPSLPNLRQVLGLPSGTLKAGAAEAESQFAAVNEIMSTGASNNWVVGGARTQTGKPILANDPHLGLTAPSLWYLAHLQVKNDDGSSKNLVGVTLPGAPLVLLGRNDKVAWGFTNTGSDVQDIFVERINPANPDEYQTPQGFSPFERSSVSIKVKGSDTVTFDRRTTRHGPVLPSDYRGLDHYLPDGTVASLSWTALAGDDKTISAGLKLWDFASVVDFQNGMREFVTPMQSIVIADADGNIGLIAPGRVPVRDPANQIMGRAPSPGWDATYDWKSFIPYEELPRVSNPADNVLATANTKIVDASYPHFLTFDWDEPWRFERIKTLIYGANQQTLETNSKVQGDALDNAFAALAPVMLRLIDGRSDVDLDITKQLQAWDFVEDRERIEPLLFSAWLRMATKRILEDDLGDAFPSYWQGHVDAMLRWLGPYPARDWCDDGRTPEKESCGDILALSLADSIKDMDTRLGSDRTKWTWGTLHYAYGAHRPFSQVSPLDQLFNVTVPVSGGAYTLNRGKSSFMDESNPFRVAHGTSYRGLFDLADLNRSTYIQTTGQSGNVFSSNYRDFAQKWADTEAITIPTDERSYQDGLLGVWRLKPKE, encoded by the coding sequence ATGCGGCAGATCATCAAAGGCCTATTGTGGATTGTTTTCTCTCTCATCCCCATCGCATTGCTAAGCGCCGTCCTCGGTTATGTCTGGCTCGCACGCTCGGTAGCGCCCGCATCAGGAGAGATGGTTCTCACCGGTCTGTCCGCGCCGGTCACCGTCACGCGCGACAAGAATGCGGTGCCGCATATTAGCGGTAACTCGGTTGAAGATGTTCTGGCGGCTCTTGGCTTTGTCCATGCGCAGGAACGCCTCTGGCAAATGGAAGTGAACCGCATGGCGGGACAAGGACGTCTGTCCGAGTTATTCGGCGACAAGACTGTATTCACCGACCGCTTCATCCGCTCGATTGGCCTTTATGAATCGGCCCAAAGCTCCGCCGCATCGCTGGACGAGGCGGACCGGAAGAAGATCGATGCCTATGTGCTAGGAATCAATACGTTTATTGCCGGAACGGGGCCGACTTTTGGTTCCAAATATTCGCCGGAATTTGTCGTACTAGGGCACACCCCGGAAAAATGGACTCCCGCCGATGTGATTGTGACGCTGAAATTGATGTCGGTGACGCTGGCCGCCAACATAGATGACGAAGTTTTGAGATTGAAGTTTGCCCGTCTTGGCATGAGCGATGCAGAGATGATCGATTTGCTGCCGCCGGTGTCGGACGATCTGCCACCGTCTTTGCCGAACCTGCGCCAGGTTCTCGGCTTGCCCAGCGGCACGCTCAAGGCGGGCGCGGCAGAGGCTGAAAGCCAGTTTGCAGCCGTGAACGAGATCATGTCCACCGGCGCTTCGAACAATTGGGTCGTAGGTGGCGCCCGAACCCAGACCGGCAAGCCGATCCTCGCTAATGATCCGCATTTGGGCCTGACGGCACCCTCTCTCTGGTATCTCGCGCACCTGCAGGTCAAGAATGACGACGGATCGTCGAAAAACCTCGTCGGTGTCACGCTGCCAGGAGCGCCGTTGGTACTGCTCGGACGTAATGACAAGGTGGCGTGGGGCTTCACAAATACCGGATCCGATGTTCAGGACATTTTTGTTGAAAGGATCAATCCTGCCAATCCCGATGAATACCAGACACCTCAGGGTTTCTCACCGTTCGAAAGAAGCTCCGTATCCATCAAGGTCAAAGGCAGTGACACTGTAACCTTTGACCGCAGGACCACACGTCACGGTCCGGTCTTGCCTTCGGATTATCGTGGGCTTGATCATTATCTACCAGATGGCACTGTTGCATCCTTGTCCTGGACTGCTTTGGCTGGCGATGACAAGACCATCTCTGCCGGATTGAAGCTTTGGGATTTTGCCAGTGTCGTGGATTTCCAGAACGGGATGCGCGAATTCGTAACGCCGATGCAGTCAATTGTGATTGCAGATGCCGATGGAAATATCGGTTTGATCGCTCCCGGCAGGGTGCCAGTGCGTGATCCTGCCAATCAAATCATGGGGCGAGCACCATCCCCGGGTTGGGACGCCACCTATGACTGGAAGAGCTTTATACCCTACGAGGAATTGCCGCGCGTCTCTAATCCCGCAGACAATGTTCTTGCGACTGCGAATACGAAGATCGTCGATGCGAGTTATCCGCATTTCCTCACCTTCGACTGGGACGAACCTTGGCGCTTCGAGCGCATAAAGACACTGATCTACGGTGCAAACCAGCAAACGCTGGAAACCAACAGCAAGGTTCAGGGCGACGCCTTGGACAATGCCTTTGCCGCTTTGGCTCCGGTCATGCTGAGACTGATCGATGGACGGAGTGATGTCGACCTCGATATTACCAAACAGTTGCAAGCGTGGGATTTTGTCGAAGACCGCGAGCGCATCGAGCCGCTGCTGTTCAGTGCTTGGTTGAGGATGGCGACGAAGCGCATTCTTGAAGACGATCTTGGCGACGCCTTTCCATCCTACTGGCAGGGCCATGTCGACGCCATGTTGCGCTGGCTTGGGCCATACCCGGCGCGTGATTGGTGCGACGACGGCCGCACGCCGGAGAAAGAAAGTTGCGGCGATATTCTGGCGCTATCACTTGCCGATTCGATCAAGGATATGGATACGCGTCTTGGTTCGGACCGCACGAAATGGACTTGGGGGACGTTACACTATGCTTACGGAGCACACCGGCCGTTTTCGCAGGTTAGCCCCCTCGACCAACTCTTCAATGTCACCGTACCTGTGTCGGGCGGTGCCTATACGCTGAATCGTGGCAAGTCGTCGTTCATGGATGAAAGCAATCCGTTTCGCGTGGCGCACGGCACCAGCTATCGTGGGCTGTTCGACCTCGCCGATCTCAATCGCTCGACATATATCCAGACGACTGGCCAGTCGGGAAATGTATTTTCATCGAACTATCGTGATTTCGCTCAAAAGTGGGCTGACACTGAGGCCATCACCATTCCCACCGATGAGCGAAGCTATCAGGACGGTCTGCTGGGCGTGTGGCGTCTGAAGCCAAAAGAATGA
- a CDS encoding ABC transporter substrate-binding protein, which produces MRTTKRLVLAISAAALAFSMGAAHAQDALKLTIASEGAYPPFNNLTPDGKLEGFDIDIGNALCTEMKAECTWVSQDWDGMIPALQAGKFDAIIASMSITPERLEKVDFSKKYYNTPPAIAVPKDSDIKDITPESLKGKTLGVQGSTSHSNYAQAKYSGSDIKMYPTSDEYKLDISNGRIDAVMDDVVVLGQWLDSDAGSCCKLLGTITPDPAIHGPGAGVTVKKGNTALADKFTTAIAAIRANGKYKEINDKYFKIDVYGGED; this is translated from the coding sequence ATGCGTACCACTAAGCGTCTCGTACTCGCGATTTCCGCTGCAGCTCTAGCCTTTTCCATGGGCGCGGCACACGCGCAGGACGCACTGAAACTCACAATCGCGTCCGAAGGAGCCTATCCGCCCTTCAACAATCTTACGCCCGACGGCAAGCTCGAGGGTTTCGACATCGATATCGGCAATGCGCTTTGCACGGAAATGAAGGCCGAATGCACTTGGGTATCCCAGGATTGGGATGGCATGATCCCCGCCCTACAGGCAGGCAAGTTCGATGCGATCATTGCATCCATGTCGATTACACCCGAACGCCTGGAAAAAGTCGACTTCTCGAAGAAGTACTACAACACGCCACCGGCAATTGCCGTCCCGAAGGATTCGGACATCAAGGACATCACACCAGAATCCCTGAAGGGTAAAACTCTGGGTGTACAAGGGTCGACCAGTCATTCGAACTACGCCCAAGCCAAGTATAGCGGCTCGGATATCAAGATGTATCCGACTTCAGATGAATATAAACTTGATATCAGCAATGGCCGTATCGATGCCGTTATGGACGACGTCGTTGTTCTGGGCCAGTGGCTCGATAGTGACGCCGGCTCATGCTGCAAGCTCCTTGGCACGATTACGCCTGATCCCGCGATCCATGGTCCAGGTGCCGGCGTGACGGTCAAGAAGGGCAATACAGCGCTGGCCGACAAATTCACCACGGCCATTGCGGCGATCCGTGCGAACGGAAAGTACAAGGAAATCAACGACAAATACTTCAAGATCGACGTTTACGGCGGCGAGGATTGA
- a CDS encoding glutathione S-transferase family protein: MLKIWGRTNSTNVKKALWAAEEVGVPYENIPAGGAYGVVSDPSYRAMNPNGLVPTLEDKDLVLWESNTIVRYLAAQYGQSTLYIDDAATRAKAERWMDWATSTLAGPFRDLFWNRVRMSAEERDNAAMEKGLQACGKLFAIVDTALASQPYLSGSKFGIGDIPVGCFAYAWFEMPIERPDHPHLESWYERLKLRPAYQKTVMTALT, encoded by the coding sequence ATGCTTAAAATCTGGGGCCGTACCAACTCGACCAACGTCAAGAAGGCGCTTTGGGCCGCCGAGGAAGTCGGTGTTCCTTACGAAAACATCCCCGCAGGAGGCGCCTATGGCGTCGTATCCGATCCTTCTTATCGGGCAATGAACCCGAACGGACTGGTACCGACGCTGGAAGACAAGGATTTGGTGCTGTGGGAAAGTAACACGATTGTTCGCTATCTCGCCGCACAGTATGGACAGTCGACGCTCTATATCGATGATGCAGCAACGCGGGCGAAAGCGGAACGATGGATGGACTGGGCGACCTCCACCCTCGCCGGTCCTTTCCGCGACTTGTTCTGGAATCGGGTGCGTATGTCAGCAGAAGAACGCGATAATGCAGCCATGGAAAAAGGACTCCAGGCTTGCGGCAAACTATTCGCTATTGTTGATACCGCGCTTGCCTCGCAGCCCTATCTGTCGGGCTCAAAGTTCGGCATCGGCGATATTCCCGTGGGCTGCTTTGCCTATGCCTGGTTCGAAATGCCGATTGAGCGCCCGGATCATCCCCATCTTGAATCCTGGTATGAACGTTTGAAGCTGCGTCCTGCCTACCAGAAGACAGTGATGACCGCCCTCACCTAG
- a CDS encoding Lrp/AsnC family transcriptional regulator, whose amino-acid sequence MDRLDRKILRLLQEDATLAVADVAKKVGLSTTPCWRRIQKLEEDGVIQRRVAILDPVRVNTRVTVFVSIRTGSHSNEWLKRFSEVVQEFPEVVEFYRMSGDVDYLLRVVVPDIAAYDAVYKRLISKIDIRDVSSAFAMEQIKYTTELPLDYMSIEKESN is encoded by the coding sequence ATGGACAGACTCGATCGAAAGATACTTCGTCTCCTGCAAGAGGATGCAACGCTCGCGGTAGCGGATGTTGCCAAGAAAGTTGGACTTTCGACAACGCCTTGTTGGCGCCGCATCCAGAAGCTGGAAGAAGATGGCGTGATTCAGCGCCGTGTCGCCATCCTGGACCCTGTCCGTGTTAATACGCGAGTCACAGTCTTCGTCTCTATCCGTACCGGATCTCACAGCAATGAATGGCTGAAGCGCTTCTCCGAAGTTGTTCAGGAGTTCCCGGAAGTGGTTGAATTCTATCGCATGAGCGGCGATGTAGACTATCTACTGCGCGTCGTCGTGCCGGATATTGCTGCCTATGACGCAGTCTACAAGCGCCTGATCAGCAAGATCGACATTCGGGATGTATCGTCTGCGTTCGCCATGGAACAGATAAAGTATACCACCGAACTGCCGCTCGATTATATGAGCATCGAGAAAGAGTCGAATTGA
- the mobB gene encoding molybdopterin-guanine dinucleotide biosynthesis protein B — MTPRIFGITGWKNSGKTTLTVKLVGELTRRGWKVSTVKHAHHDFDIDKEGTDSFRHRKAGAGEVAIVSDRRWALMHELVSESEPALADIIARFAPCDVILVEGYKREGHKKIETRRTEGRSGERLTTGDPSIVAIASDYPILDEKVPVYELDDIAALADLIERETGLSRQGR, encoded by the coding sequence ATGACGCCTCGCATATTCGGGATAACCGGCTGGAAGAACTCGGGAAAGACCACGCTGACCGTCAAACTCGTCGGCGAATTGACCCGCCGGGGCTGGAAGGTTTCGACCGTGAAGCATGCCCATCACGATTTCGATATCGACAAGGAGGGCACTGACTCCTTTCGTCACCGCAAGGCAGGCGCCGGCGAGGTGGCGATCGTCTCGGATCGTCGCTGGGCGTTGATGCATGAGCTGGTGAGTGAAAGCGAGCCGGCGCTGGCTGATATCATTGCCCGTTTCGCGCCCTGTGACGTTATCCTGGTAGAAGGTTACAAGCGCGAGGGGCACAAGAAGATCGAAACCCGCCGTACCGAAGGCCGGTCAGGGGAACGATTGACGACAGGCGATCCAAGCATCGTTGCAATCGCCAGCGATTACCCCATTTTGGACGAAAAAGTGCCCGTCTACGAACTTGACGATATTGCCGCCTTGGCCGATTTGATCGAACGCGAAACAGGGCTTTCCCGACAGGGGCGTTAG
- a CDS encoding sensor histidine kinase, producing the protein MASLDATSADKNIVDRRKLPRNKDLTVVMRGARDRLMERAGIHHFDRELLFMHTRALIINSATIPLLIAMIVVIGVFAGFDRTIVLWAGFAIGLYAILGLLARHLEKTGLANEEIRKWQMIYLGGHFMTSLGWAYFTFLECTACGTNLFPVIKAVVIILVMAITAIISSALRAAILAAFALPVLTYTLLAWTHFDNPVQATMVIMLVAGLAFFYLVATRLNQSVAITLALQAEKDALIAELETANAMSDEGRRRAEEANLAKSRFLASMSHELRTPLNAILGFSEVMAKEVLGPIQNGTYREYASDIHASGEHLLNLINEILDLSRIEAGRYSINDEPLLLTDIASECIHMMNLKARNKDIALIPQFETGMLRLTADERSIRQILLNLMANAVKFTPPNGKIYIKVGWTAGGGQYISVRDTGPGIPPEEIPIVLSAFGQGSIAIKNAEQGTGLGLPIVQALVHVHDGEFHLFSKLREGTEALATFPRSRVLQGTQAKHNKPFQKKAA; encoded by the coding sequence ATGGCATCACTCGACGCGACCAGTGCAGACAAGAATATTGTTGATCGCCGCAAATTGCCGCGTAACAAGGATCTGACTGTCGTCATGCGCGGAGCGCGTGACCGCCTGATGGAGCGCGCAGGCATCCATCATTTCGATCGCGAACTGCTCTTCATGCATACGCGTGCTTTGATTATCAACTCAGCTACTATTCCGCTTCTGATAGCCATGATTGTCGTCATAGGTGTGTTCGCCGGTTTCGACAGGACGATCGTTTTATGGGCCGGCTTCGCCATTGGACTCTATGCGATACTGGGGCTTCTCGCGCGCCACCTGGAGAAAACAGGGCTGGCCAACGAGGAAATCCGGAAATGGCAAATGATCTATCTGGGTGGCCATTTCATGACTAGTCTGGGATGGGCCTACTTCACCTTCCTCGAATGCACAGCCTGCGGTACCAATCTGTTTCCGGTGATCAAGGCCGTGGTCATTATTCTGGTAATGGCGATTACCGCGATTATTTCATCGGCGCTTCGCGCGGCGATTTTAGCGGCGTTCGCTTTACCAGTCCTGACCTATACCCTGCTGGCTTGGACGCATTTTGACAATCCAGTGCAGGCAACGATGGTGATCATGCTGGTTGCCGGGCTGGCTTTTTTCTATCTGGTTGCAACCCGGCTCAACCAATCCGTTGCAATCACTCTGGCATTGCAAGCTGAGAAAGACGCTTTGATCGCCGAACTCGAAACGGCGAACGCCATGTCTGATGAAGGCAGACGGCGTGCGGAGGAAGCCAATCTCGCCAAGTCGCGTTTTCTGGCTTCGATGAGCCACGAACTGCGCACGCCCCTCAACGCTATCCTCGGCTTCTCGGAGGTCATGGCCAAGGAAGTACTTGGGCCGATCCAGAACGGGACATACCGGGAATATGCCAGCGATATTCATGCTTCTGGCGAACATCTGCTCAACCTCATCAATGAAATACTCGATCTGAGCCGGATCGAGGCAGGGCGATACTCCATCAACGATGAGCCGCTGTTGCTGACCGACATTGCCAGCGAATGCATCCACATGATGAATTTGAAGGCCCGCAACAAGGATATCGCCCTTATACCACAGTTCGAAACCGGGATGCTGCGCCTCACGGCCGATGAGCGCTCTATTCGCCAGATATTGCTCAATCTTATGGCCAATGCGGTCAAGTTCACGCCTCCGAACGGCAAGATCTATATCAAAGTGGGCTGGACCGCAGGAGGTGGACAATACATTTCGGTCCGCGACACTGGACCAGGAATCCCGCCGGAAGAGATCCCCATCGTTCTTTCAGCTTTCGGCCAAGGGTCGATCGCAATCAAGAACGCCGAACAGGGAACTGGTCTCGGTCTTCCCATCGTTCAGGCGCTGGTTCACGTCCACGATGGCGAGTTTCATCTGTTCTCCAAGTTGCGCGAAGGGACGGAAGCACTCGCTACGTTCCCCCGCAGTCGTGTCCTTCAGGGCACCCAGGCAAAGCACAACAAGCCTTTCCAGAAAAAAGCTGCCTAG
- a CDS encoding uracil-DNA glycosylase family protein produces the protein MLDTLSSEIKACRICRDAPRYGVPLPDEPNPVCVLSATARIVICGQAPGIRVHNTGLPFNDPSGVRLRDWLGVDRETFYDPDKFAIVPMGFCFPGYDAHGSDLPPRRECRETWHDRVFRSMPQIELVLTIGQYAQAYHLGSRRRASMTETVSNWRDYFEPESGPSILPLPHPSWRNSSWLKKNPWFAQEVLPLLQEKVRILSS, from the coding sequence ATGCTCGATACCTTGTCGTCGGAAATCAAGGCGTGCCGGATCTGCCGGGACGCTCCACGGTATGGCGTGCCTCTTCCGGATGAACCCAATCCGGTGTGCGTGCTTTCCGCAACCGCGCGCATTGTCATTTGCGGGCAAGCGCCGGGCATTCGCGTCCACAATACCGGTTTGCCGTTCAACGATCCCTCTGGTGTCCGCCTACGGGATTGGCTCGGCGTCGATCGCGAAACATTTTACGATCCGGACAAGTTCGCTATTGTCCCGATGGGGTTTTGCTTTCCGGGCTATGACGCGCATGGCAGCGATCTTCCCCCTCGGCGCGAATGCCGCGAAACATGGCACGACCGTGTGTTTCGGTCCATGCCGCAGATTGAACTTGTTCTGACGATTGGCCAATATGCGCAAGCCTATCATCTCGGAAGCCGTCGCCGCGCCAGTATGACCGAAACGGTGTCGAACTGGCGCGATTACTTCGAGCCAGAATCGGGGCCGTCAATTCTCCCGCTTCCGCATCCTTCATGGCGCAACAGCTCCTGGTTGAAAAAGAATCCCTGGTTCGCGCAAGAGGTTCTTCCGTTGCTTCAGGAAAAGGTCAGAATTCTAAGTTCATAG